The Bernardetia litoralis DSM 6794 genome includes a window with the following:
- the drt3b gene encoding antiviral reverse transcriptase Drt3b, translating into MRKKIPITYSKERVVLSDVLPYETPVTFSNRYFYKYLIKRLKSKSNLKYRKKHNKAYSEIESILFGIKAKAKPFNFNITHKQNDFRELCVIHPFNQLKMVDFYEEYKSLIIYYSSLSPFSIRKPSKVANFTFYNDILHKKNEDKDLQYSQIEQDDSEYENLKSFFSYRKYSNIHKFYESYQFHRSEKKYNKLLKIDVTKCFDSIYTHSIAWALFNKDIVKSNIDDSLSTFGGEFDRLMQDLNANETNGIIIGPEFSRIFAELILQQIDINIHESLKSDDSNGKYLVHKVDYEIFRYVDDYFIFYNKEEDKERITETFKLALKEYKMYLNDKKSIQYSKPIITEISIAKQKINDLFNNHLILKEKENQGEPTNPILYFSSNNVITRFKSIIKESEVEYKDIMNYTLAVLDNKTSKLINKHNSLEEDISTKTQKEFEKGFLEILDVTFFLYSVSPKVNSTIKVCLIIDKITSFLKKNKTNDYKEPFTSNNKHNIFKKISDEINLVLNKNKSKKETQIETLYLLIALSQLGREYRLNLKVLCTYFNISINKDDSVRFNTELNYFSITVLLFYIKNIKTYNSILSELKDIILNKYTKAKNYGWKDNTELVLLLMDILTCPYLNNELDRTEKNNLIENTNQIYNNVISPISNQQIYIQDIKNSIKIFTKNKSLSKIDKRISQKILNCANKYIKELEKSVWLRKDIYYLEEQFVNSLINFKTNFNSKIDKYAFKNRLLNSLDFKKNKVALIEQERFWFTKWTEFDFGLELQAKRSQEVY; encoded by the coding sequence ATGAGAAAGAAAATTCCAATTACATATTCCAAGGAAAGAGTTGTTTTATCTGATGTACTACCCTATGAAACTCCTGTAACTTTCTCTAATAGATATTTTTATAAATATTTAATAAAAAGGCTGAAAAGTAAGTCTAATTTAAAATATAGAAAGAAACACAATAAAGCATATTCAGAAATAGAATCAATCTTATTTGGTATAAAAGCTAAAGCTAAACCCTTTAATTTTAATATCACTCACAAGCAAAATGACTTTAGAGAGTTATGCGTAATTCATCCATTTAATCAACTTAAAATGGTAGACTTTTATGAAGAATACAAAAGTCTAATAATCTATTATTCTTCATTAAGCCCTTTTTCTATTCGTAAACCATCTAAAGTAGCTAATTTCACATTTTACAATGATATTCTGCATAAAAAAAATGAAGATAAAGATTTACAATATTCTCAAATAGAACAAGATGATAGCGAATATGAAAATTTAAAATCATTTTTTAGTTATAGAAAATATAGTAATATTCATAAATTCTACGAATCTTATCAATTTCATAGAAGTGAAAAAAAATATAATAAACTTCTAAAAATAGATGTTACAAAATGTTTTGATAGCATATACACCCATTCTATTGCTTGGGCTTTATTTAACAAAGATATTGTCAAATCCAATATAGATGATTCACTTTCTACATTTGGTGGAGAATTTGACCGTCTTATGCAAGACCTAAACGCTAACGAAACTAATGGGATAATTATTGGTCCTGAATTTTCTAGAATATTTGCAGAATTGATATTACAACAAATTGATATTAACATACACGAAAGTCTAAAATCAGATGATAGTAATGGGAAATATCTAGTTCATAAAGTTGATTATGAAATATTCCGTTATGTAGATGATTACTTTATTTTCTATAACAAAGAAGAAGACAAAGAACGAATAACTGAAACTTTTAAATTAGCGTTAAAAGAATATAAAATGTATTTGAATGATAAAAAATCAATACAATATTCTAAGCCTATTATTACAGAAATCAGTATTGCAAAACAAAAAATAAATGACCTTTTTAACAACCATTTAATTTTAAAAGAAAAGGAAAATCAAGGTGAGCCGACTAATCCAATATTATATTTTAGTTCTAATAATGTAATCACTCGTTTTAAATCTATCATCAAAGAATCAGAAGTGGAATACAAGGATATAATGAATTATACCCTCGCTGTGTTGGATAACAAAACGAGTAAACTAATTAATAAACACAATAGCTTAGAAGAAGATATTTCAACAAAAACGCAAAAAGAATTTGAAAAAGGGTTTTTAGAGATTTTGGATGTTACATTTTTTCTATATTCTGTTTCTCCAAAAGTTAATTCTACAATTAAAGTGTGTTTAATTATAGATAAAATCACTAGTTTTTTAAAGAAGAATAAAACTAATGATTACAAAGAACCTTTCACTTCAAACAACAAGCATAATATTTTTAAAAAAATATCTGATGAAATAAATTTGGTTCTTAATAAAAACAAAAGCAAAAAAGAAACTCAAATCGAAACACTTTATTTATTGATTGCTCTAAGTCAACTAGGTAGAGAATACAGATTAAATCTTAAAGTTCTTTGTACCTATTTTAATATTTCGATTAACAAAGATGATTCTGTAAGATTCAATACGGAATTAAACTATTTTTCCATAACAGTTCTACTTTTTTACATTAAGAATATAAAAACATATAATTCCATATTATCTGAGTTAAAAGATATTATTCTAAATAAATATACTAAAGCAAAAAATTATGGATGGAAAGACAATACTGAATTGGTATTATTACTTATGGATATTTTGACCTGTCCGTATTTAAACAATGAACTTGATAGAACTGAAAAAAATAATTTAATTGAAAATACAAATCAAATATATAATAATGTAATTTCACCAATTAGTAATCAACAAATTTACATTCAAGACATAAAAAATAGTATTAAGATTTTCACTAAAAATAAATCACTTTCCAAAATAGATAAAAGAATTAGTCAAAAAATACTAAATTGTGCTAATAAATATATTAAAGAATTAGAGAAGTCTGTCTGGTTAAGAAAAGATATTTATTATTTAGAAGAACAGTTTGTAAATTCACTTATCAATTTTAAAACTAATTTTAATTCTAAAATTGATAAATATGCTTTTAAAAATCGATTATTAAACAGTTTAGATTTTAAAAAAAATAAAGTCGCACTAATTGAACAAGAACGTTTTTGGTTTACAAAATGGACTGAATTTGATTTTGGTCTAGAATTACAAGCCAAAAGAAGTCAAGAAGTGTATTAA
- a CDS encoding AAA family ATPase — MIIGLSIKYFKTYSATNYIPLSNGQTFNGIVGNNGIGKSSVLEALDCLFNNGHFNFNTTVRKSGEETTNPHIVPVFLIKKDLNIIASDNIEIAQIYSDFIWDIKEEDILAQNREHLTLLSRQLEILERDNLKKDYYILPIGINHNKEVDLSFFNVKPLAEVLGENIGAGKKIEQIRLKDIFKDLLEDILTYYEYIYIPNDIDPATFTNLENQHIQALMGKTLIDVIAKCVPRKEITKINANLNKFLKELEDVLLEYSFRTSSDRQLMIRKANVYNLIIEDFFRTRKLHKLSGKHWLDVSLLSSGEKQKAIIDLTQHFLNKYREDSNNIILAIDEPESSLHMSACYEQFNSLFNISEMCSQLLFSTHWYGFIPTISNGNVTVITKDDKNKHCFDLISVSNYREEIKQDIESTKGSLPYDIRLKSLNDFIQSIITSILSNEPFNWLLCEGSSEKKYFEYYFKEEIKNKKLRIIPVGGATQIKRIYENLLVTYKDFKKDVKGTVVLLMDTDISLVEFETNNNNHEHLKCFRIVNDDKKNETTLVDVHKTPKAPKTEIEDVLCGKTFFEALKKFAGDDDIDNFISTIQEDNITTESVYYSLDISPKKQQALSEIFKKQNFKFQFSEKYIESISEDHIIPKWITELKEMIN, encoded by the coding sequence ATGATAATAGGATTGTCAATAAAATATTTTAAAACTTATTCTGCAACCAACTATATACCTCTTTCAAATGGTCAAACATTTAATGGAATTGTTGGAAATAATGGAATTGGAAAAAGTTCAGTATTAGAAGCTCTTGATTGTTTATTTAATAATGGTCATTTCAATTTTAACACAACAGTACGTAAAAGTGGTGAAGAGACAACAAACCCTCATATTGTTCCAGTATTTTTAATTAAAAAAGACTTAAACATTATTGCTTCTGACAATATTGAAATTGCCCAGATTTACAGCGATTTCATTTGGGATATTAAGGAAGAAGATATTTTAGCTCAAAATAGAGAACATTTAACTTTACTTTCACGACAATTAGAAATATTAGAAAGAGATAATTTAAAGAAAGATTATTATATACTTCCTATTGGAATTAACCACAATAAAGAGGTTGATTTATCTTTTTTTAATGTTAAACCTTTAGCAGAAGTCTTAGGAGAAAATATTGGTGCTGGTAAAAAAATAGAACAAATTAGATTAAAAGATATATTCAAAGACTTATTAGAAGACATATTAACATATTATGAATATATTTATATACCAAATGATATAGACCCAGCTACATTTACAAATCTTGAGAATCAACATATTCAAGCATTAATGGGGAAGACTTTAATTGATGTTATAGCTAAATGTGTACCTCGTAAAGAAATAACAAAAATCAATGCTAATTTGAATAAATTTCTAAAGGAATTGGAAGATGTTCTTTTAGAGTATTCCTTTAGAACTTCTTCTGACAGACAATTGATGATTAGGAAAGCTAACGTATATAATCTAATTATTGAAGACTTTTTTAGAACGAGAAAACTACACAAGTTATCAGGAAAACATTGGTTAGATGTGAGTTTACTTAGCTCAGGTGAAAAACAAAAAGCAATTATTGATTTAACACAGCATTTTTTAAATAAATATCGTGAAGATTCTAACAATATCATTTTAGCAATAGATGAACCAGAATCTTCATTACATATGTCGGCGTGTTATGAACAATTCAATTCACTTTTTAATATAAGTGAAATGTGTTCACAACTATTATTTAGTACACATTGGTATGGTTTTATTCCAACAATTTCTAATGGTAATGTCACTGTAATAACCAAAGATGATAAAAATAAACATTGTTTTGACTTAATTTCTGTTTCAAATTACAGGGAAGAAATAAAACAAGATATTGAAAGCACTAAAGGTTCATTACCATATGATATTAGACTTAAAAGTCTTAATGACTTTATTCAATCTATAATTACTAGTATTTTAAGTAATGAACCTTTCAATTGGTTATTATGTGAGGGTTCATCAGAAAAGAAATATTTTGAATATTATTTTAAAGAAGAGATAAAAAACAAAAAATTAAGAATAATTCCAGTTGGAGGAGCTACACAAATTAAAAGAATTTATGAAAACTTATTAGTTACATATAAGGATTTTAAAAAAGACGTAAAAGGGACTGTTGTATTACTTATGGACACAGACATTAGTCTCGTAGAATTCGAAACAAATAATAATAATCACGAACACTTAAAATGTTTCAGAATTGTCAATGATGACAAAAAAAATGAAACTACTTTAGTTGATGTTCACAAGACACCTAAAGCTCCAAAAACAGAAATTGAAGATGTTCTTTGTGGCAAGACATTCTTTGAGGCATTAAAGAAATTCGCTGGAGATGATGATATAGATAACTTTATATCAACTATACAGGAAGATAATATTACGACTGAATCAGTATATTATTCATTAGATATCTCTCCAAAAAAACAACAGGCGTTATCAGAAATTTTTAAGAAACAAAATTTTAAATTTCAATTTTCTGAAAAATATATTGAATCAATATCTGAAGACCATATTATCCCGAAATGGATTACTGAATTAAAAGAAATGATAAACTAA
- a CDS encoding HNH endonuclease codes for MKTYLFAWNPKKWNWTTLEESIDQIEKTGRANEKWSVISHKKIKAGDRAFLMRLGQEPKGIMGAGFVTSNPFLSPHWNGSGKLVNRVMIDFEMILNPKEEPLLKLDLLKQGNLGKVNWTPQSSGVEINPEVTDELEALWFDFLITQNIRLNPFKENESSEQNVYTEGTPNQVRITKYERNPHARKACIEHYGLSCSVCEFNFEQEYGELGKGFIHVHHLKQVADIGKEYKIEPIKDLRPVCPNCHAMIHKRKEPFTIEEIKEKRNKASR; via the coding sequence ATGAAAACATATCTTTTCGCGTGGAATCCAAAAAAATGGAATTGGACAACTCTTGAGGAGAGTATTGACCAAATCGAAAAAACAGGACGAGCGAATGAAAAATGGAGTGTGATAAGCCATAAAAAAATTAAAGCTGGAGACAGAGCTTTTTTAATGCGTTTAGGACAAGAGCCGAAAGGAATAATGGGAGCTGGATTTGTTACTTCTAACCCTTTCTTATCACCTCATTGGAATGGTTCTGGAAAATTAGTCAATAGAGTAATGATTGACTTCGAAATGATTTTAAACCCAAAAGAGGAACCGTTATTAAAATTAGATTTGCTTAAACAAGGAAATTTAGGAAAAGTAAATTGGACACCTCAATCTTCAGGAGTTGAAATCAATCCAGAAGTTACAGATGAACTCGAAGCACTTTGGTTTGACTTTTTAATTACTCAAAATATTAGACTAAATCCTTTCAAGGAAAACGAGTCTTCTGAACAGAATGTTTATACAGAAGGAACACCAAATCAAGTACGAATAACTAAATACGAACGAAATCCTCACGCAAGAAAAGCTTGTATTGAACATTATGGTTTATCTTGTTCAGTATGCGAATTTAATTTTGAGCAAGAATATGGAGAATTAGGAAAAGGTTTTATCCACGTTCATCATTTAAAACAAGTAGCTGACATTGGAAAAGAATATAAGATTGAGCCAATAAAAGATTTAAGACCAGTTTGCCCAAATTGTCACGCAATGATTCATAAAAGGAAAGAACCATTTACAATTGAGGAAATAAAAGAAAAACGAAATAAAGCCAGCAGGTAA
- a CDS encoding tetratricopeptide repeat protein, producing the protein MKFKTLIVGLTILAFSSCQKTQQSNIKQNDIIFTDSLGNSLTKKDLIESTGQANYEITRDMKIDSKAQQLHQEARQLGQEAKYDLSIAKLNEAIKIQPNWAYPIYDLAYTYLLKGNFAKALEFYKKTDELEPKGFFTSKTAIYSLEGEQLGKFPKGLYLAYMQIEWADNTNKKIEIARAITKKVPTFAPAWKELSSLLDDKTERLEAIEKGLSSNPDTETEGILQINKALILASEGKKEEAKNIVGNLIFLPQTTTTNVELAKFVLKTISEQ; encoded by the coding sequence ATGAAATTTAAAACATTAATTGTTGGTTTAACTATTTTGGCATTTTCATCTTGTCAAAAAACACAACAATCAAACATCAAACAAAACGACATTATTTTTACGGACAGCTTGGGTAACAGTTTGACTAAAAAAGACTTAATTGAATCTACAGGACAAGCAAATTACGAAATTACAAGAGATATGAAAATAGACTCTAAGGCACAACAACTTCATCAAGAAGCAAGACAACTAGGGCAGGAAGCTAAATATGATTTGTCTATTGCTAAACTAAATGAAGCAATAAAAATTCAACCAAATTGGGCATATCCTATCTACGATTTAGCTTATACTTATTTGCTAAAAGGTAATTTTGCAAAAGCACTGGAATTTTATAAAAAGACAGACGAACTAGAACCTAAAGGTTTTTTCACTTCCAAAACAGCTATTTACTCATTAGAAGGGGAACAATTAGGTAAATTTCCTAAAGGTTTGTACTTAGCTTACATGCAAATTGAGTGGGCTGACAACACAAACAAAAAAATAGAAATAGCAAGAGCTATTACTAAAAAAGTTCCGACTTTTGCACCTGCTTGGAAAGAGCTCTCATCTTTACTAGACGACAAAACAGAACGATTAGAAGCTATTGAAAAAGGACTCTCAAGTAACCCAGACACTGAAACAGAGGGAATACTACAAATTAACAAGGCTTTGATATTAGCTAGTGAAGGCAAAAAAGAAGAAGCTAAAAATATCGTAGGAAATTTAATTTTCTTACCTCAAACAACAACAACAAATGTTGAATTAGCAAAATTTGTCCTAAAAACAATAAGTGAGCAGTAA
- a CDS encoding tetratricopeptide repeat protein, with amino-acid sequence MNRQAIFLLFGLTLFFSQVNGQTFRQQFNDFVSKKDTVGQQQLLEKWEKTDSNDPELFVAYFNYYIIKSKQEILSVGQNPKGSNVLQIMSQDTTEKEPIAFMYGDTYYEPNLLSKGFDWIRKGIEKYPNRLDMRFGRIYMFGELEDYENFTKEIIKTLDYSSVNKNKWTWTENKSLDDPNKIMLGSIQNYQIQLYNTENDSLLNNMKDIAETVLKYYPEHIESLSNLSIVYLFQEQYDKALEPLLKAEKINPKDYIILNNIAEAYKNKGDKKKAIKYYELTLKYIDDDEQTKKYIQEQIDGLKSK; translated from the coding sequence ATGAATAGACAAGCAATATTTTTACTTTTCGGTTTAACACTATTTTTCAGTCAAGTAAATGGACAAACATTTAGGCAACAATTCAATGACTTTGTTTCGAAAAAAGACACAGTTGGACAACAACAACTTTTAGAAAAATGGGAAAAGACAGATAGTAATGACCCAGAACTCTTTGTAGCTTATTTCAACTATTATATAATCAAAAGCAAACAAGAAATTCTATCTGTTGGACAAAACCCAAAAGGCTCAAATGTTTTGCAAATCATGAGTCAAGACACAACCGAAAAAGAACCAATTGCCTTTATGTATGGTGACACATATTACGAGCCTAACTTATTAAGTAAAGGGTTTGATTGGATAAGAAAGGGAATAGAAAAATATCCGAACAGGCTTGATATGCGATTTGGTAGGATTTATATGTTTGGAGAACTTGAAGATTATGAAAATTTCACTAAAGAAATAATTAAAACACTTGACTATTCATCAGTCAATAAAAATAAATGGACTTGGACAGAGAATAAATCACTTGACGACCCCAACAAGATTATGTTAGGTTCAATTCAGAATTATCAAATTCAACTTTATAACACAGAAAATGACAGTCTGTTGAATAATATGAAAGATATTGCTGAAACAGTTTTAAAATATTATCCTGAACACATTGAAAGTTTATCAAATCTATCAATTGTTTATCTATTTCAAGAACAATATGACAAGGCACTTGAACCTCTTTTAAAAGCTGAAAAAATAAATCCTAAAGATTATATTATTTTAAATAATATTGCAGAAGCATATAAAAATAAAGGTGACAAAAAGAAAGCAATCAAATATTACGAACTGACATTAAAATATATTGACGATGACGAACAAACAAAGAAATACATACAAGAGCAAATTGACGGACTTAAAAGCAAATAA
- a CDS encoding tetratricopeptide repeat protein, which produces MKNLLTILLILISFSVFGQKKMMKKAELAFAHYEKGEKYEALLIFKELVKDYPKSEQYGRNLYNIPTIYQEIDSTKMAIEWFMKVLNDKNLDGSEKDHSRGIFETNTNFKHYAAMNIGVIHYNNNNYSDALNFYKLADIKYPYYNTSGTDLKLNKIKLASNISDCYDKLNQTDSAIVVLLPHALTESPKASNYVSQKIIGLVKKYEQENSFFKELDKSINNLEIIDKGIRLNFYGIDVKVYPYFNEKLTKKHLKNTLFYKEINKAGNDG; this is translated from the coding sequence ATGAAAAATTTACTAACCATATTACTTATACTGATTTCATTTTCAGTTTTCGGACAAAAGAAGATGATGAAAAAAGCTGAATTGGCTTTTGCCCACTATGAGAAAGGAGAAAAATATGAAGCTCTTTTAATTTTCAAAGAATTGGTTAAGGATTATCCAAAATCTGAACAATATGGACGAAATCTTTATAATATACCTACCATTTATCAAGAGATAGACTCTACAAAAATGGCTATAGAATGGTTTATGAAAGTTCTTAATGATAAAAATCTTGATGGTTCAGAAAAAGACCATTCTCGTGGAATTTTTGAAACTAATACCAATTTTAAACATTACGCAGCTATGAATATTGGTGTGATTCATTACAACAACAACAATTATTCTGATGCATTGAATTTTTATAAACTAGCTGACATAAAATATCCATACTACAACACATCAGGAACTGACTTGAAGTTGAATAAAATCAAGTTAGCCTCTAATATTTCTGATTGCTACGACAAATTGAACCAAACAGATAGTGCGATTGTTGTACTACTTCCTCATGCGTTAACTGAATCACCAAAAGCAAGTAATTATGTAAGTCAGAAAATAATAGGCCTAGTAAAGAAATATGAACAGGAAAATTCTTTTTTTAAAGAGTTAGATAAATCAATTAACAATTTGGAAATCATAGATAAAGGAATTCGTTTAAATTTCTATGGCATTGATGTAAAGGTCTATCCCTACTTTAATGAAAAACTCACAAAAAAGCATTTGAAAAACACTTTATTTTATAAAGAAATAAATAAAGCTGGTAACGATGGTTAA